The Streptomyces sp. CC0208 genome window below encodes:
- a CDS encoding sugar ABC transporter substrate-binding protein, translated as MTLDRAQFSRRGFLGLGVAAGIITLTACGSGAGSSDGPLVMTVWGGETDRATYQKRINLLVKKYPELKVKLQLIPSESYAQKVQTMIAGGNGPDIMQVAENVNVYSSKNQLRPLDDLAKSAGLDLTQRFGTIGSLYSYEDKLYAIPDRSGAMIVYYNKTLFEKKGIKAPTAEWTWDDTLDAFKELTEKGKTWGYGGAGWWPQWWSMAYQNGGAIIDANGKPTADSDEVVEALQWVGDLTFKHGVVPTKAQYADMGTDVGGDQAFAAGTVAVNATGFWAIAGQAESTFEWDIAPMWRGKKQAVASFGSGLAISRTAKNPDNAFKAIDFLTSPAAQQQIIAAAEDVPANLEVQKSEAFLKPAWMKSDVNMGVFAESSEFLFKAPFIPEWNEMLAAIDTATADFWLGKERSAKKALTALQKNLESIIKSAG; from the coding sequence ATGACGCTTGACAGGGCGCAGTTTTCGCGTCGGGGTTTTCTCGGGCTGGGAGTCGCGGCGGGCATCATCACGCTCACGGCGTGCGGGTCCGGGGCGGGGTCGAGTGACGGCCCGCTGGTGATGACCGTGTGGGGTGGGGAGACCGACCGGGCGACGTACCAGAAGCGCATCAACCTGCTCGTCAAGAAGTACCCCGAGTTGAAGGTCAAGCTCCAGCTGATCCCGTCGGAGTCGTACGCGCAGAAGGTGCAGACGATGATCGCGGGCGGCAACGGCCCGGACATCATGCAGGTCGCCGAGAACGTCAACGTCTACTCCAGCAAGAACCAGCTCCGGCCGCTCGACGACCTCGCCAAGAGCGCGGGGCTGGACCTGACGCAGCGGTTCGGGACGATCGGGTCGCTCTACTCGTACGAGGACAAGCTCTACGCGATACCGGACCGGTCCGGCGCGATGATCGTCTACTACAACAAGACCCTCTTCGAGAAGAAGGGCATCAAGGCTCCTACCGCCGAGTGGACCTGGGACGACACCCTCGATGCCTTCAAGGAGTTGACGGAGAAGGGGAAGACGTGGGGCTACGGCGGCGCCGGCTGGTGGCCGCAGTGGTGGAGCATGGCGTACCAGAACGGTGGCGCCATCATCGACGCCAACGGGAAGCCGACCGCGGACAGCGACGAGGTCGTCGAGGCGCTGCAGTGGGTCGGTGACCTGACCTTCAAGCACGGCGTGGTGCCGACGAAGGCGCAGTACGCCGACATGGGCACGGACGTCGGCGGCGACCAGGCCTTCGCGGCCGGCACGGTCGCGGTCAACGCCACCGGGTTCTGGGCCATCGCGGGCCAGGCGGAGTCCACGTTCGAGTGGGACATCGCGCCGATGTGGCGCGGCAAGAAGCAGGCCGTGGCCTCCTTCGGCAGCGGTCTCGCCATCTCCCGTACCGCGAAGAACCCCGACAACGCCTTCAAGGCGATCGACTTCCTCACCTCGCCCGCGGCCCAGCAGCAGATCATCGCCGCCGCCGAGGACGTGCCGGCCAACCTCGAGGTGCAGAAGAGCGAGGCGTTCCTCAAGCCCGCCTGGATGAAGTCGGACGTGAACATGGGGGTGTTCGCCGAGTCCAGCGAGTTCCTCTTCAAAGCGCCGTTCATCCCCGAGTGGAACGAGATGCTCGCGGCCATCGACACCGCGACGGCCGACTTCTGGCTCGGCAAGGAACGCAGCGCCAAGAAGGCGCTCACCGCGCTCCAGAAGAACCTCGAGTCCATCATCAAGTCCGCGGGATGA
- a CDS encoding sugar ABC transporter permease produces MAMSRLRRREALWFYVFVSPWVIGFLAFLLGPMISSIYFSMTDWDSFTPPKWVGMDNYTKLLTDDPIFWKALGNTLFYAAVSVPLGLLVGLWLANLLNKQVRARKLFRTLIYLPTLVPLVAASLAFRVVLAPSGPLNDVLGWVGIKGPQWLLDPSWVKYALILLSVWGAGSATVLLLAAMKGIPRELYEAAEIDGAGPVRQFWSITVPQLTPVIFFNLVMGLIAAFQVFSQVYILMPKASQPGTYNASQTMVPYLFDQAFSYYHMGYASAISWLLFAVILVFTLLAFRTTRRWVFYETEVK; encoded by the coding sequence ATGGCCATGTCGAGGTTGCGGCGCCGTGAGGCGCTCTGGTTCTACGTCTTCGTCTCACCGTGGGTGATCGGGTTCCTCGCGTTCCTGCTCGGACCGATGATCTCCTCGATCTACTTCTCGATGACGGACTGGGACTCCTTCACCCCGCCCAAATGGGTCGGTATGGACAACTACACCAAGTTGCTGACCGACGATCCCATCTTCTGGAAGGCCCTCGGGAACACCCTCTTCTACGCGGCGGTCTCCGTTCCGCTGGGGCTGCTCGTGGGGCTGTGGCTGGCCAATCTGCTCAACAAGCAGGTCCGGGCCCGCAAGTTGTTCCGCACCCTCATCTACCTGCCGACACTCGTCCCCCTGGTCGCCGCGTCACTGGCCTTCCGGGTCGTGCTCGCCCCGTCCGGCCCGCTCAACGACGTCCTCGGGTGGGTCGGGATCAAGGGACCACAGTGGCTGCTGGACCCGTCCTGGGTGAAGTACGCGCTGATCCTGCTGTCGGTGTGGGGCGCCGGCAGTGCGACCGTCCTGCTGCTCGCCGCCATGAAGGGCATCCCCCGCGAGCTGTACGAGGCCGCCGAGATCGACGGCGCGGGTCCGGTGCGGCAGTTCTGGTCCATCACGGTCCCGCAGCTGACCCCGGTCATCTTCTTCAACCTGGTGATGGGACTCATCGCGGCCTTCCAGGTCTTCTCGCAGGTGTACATCCTCATGCCGAAGGCCTCCCAGCCCGGCACCTACAACGCCAGCCAGACGATGGTGCCTTACCTCTTCGACCAGGCCTTCTCCTACTACCACATGGGCTATGCCTCGGCGATCTCGTGGCTGCTGTTCGCCGTGATCCTGGTGTTCACCCTGCTGGCCTTCCGCACCACCCGCCGCTGGGTGTTCTACGAGACCGAGGTGAAGTGA
- a CDS encoding carbohydrate ABC transporter permease, whose translation MATLAPTVAPRQGGGADKDEEPEGGTSRVLGVFKATPFTYATLIIVSAVLSVPLVFAVSIALSTDHTVTTNAFTIFPHEFEWRNFTKVFEGDLPMGRFLVNSLIIALGSVIGQMVSSGLVGYAFARLRAPGKNVMFLVVIATMMIPTQITMIPQFILFKDLGWVNTYLPLIVPNFFSNAFNVFLVRQFVSRLPSELDEAAMVDGLGFFGIYRRIMLPMLWPVLIAIGIFTLTYNWGDFMGPLIYLNDDSKMPLALGVQYITTTAVAGQPPPWNLVMVGSILLTLPMIAVYYLGQRYLYEMDISGGSAGVK comes from the coding sequence ATGGCGACCCTCGCACCCACCGTCGCACCCCGACAGGGCGGCGGGGCCGACAAGGACGAGGAGCCCGAGGGCGGTACGAGTCGCGTTCTCGGTGTCTTCAAGGCGACCCCGTTCACCTACGCGACCCTGATTATCGTCTCGGCGGTGCTGTCCGTGCCGCTGGTGTTCGCCGTGTCGATCGCCTTGTCGACCGACCACACCGTGACCACCAACGCGTTCACGATCTTCCCGCACGAGTTCGAGTGGCGAAACTTCACCAAGGTCTTCGAAGGCGACCTGCCGATGGGCCGGTTCCTCGTCAACTCCCTGATCATCGCGCTCGGTTCGGTGATCGGCCAGATGGTGTCGAGCGGACTCGTGGGCTACGCCTTCGCGCGTCTTCGGGCTCCCGGCAAGAACGTCATGTTCCTCGTCGTCATCGCGACGATGATGATCCCGACACAGATCACGATGATCCCGCAGTTCATCCTGTTCAAGGACCTGGGCTGGGTGAACACCTACCTCCCGCTGATCGTGCCGAACTTCTTCTCCAACGCCTTCAACGTCTTCCTGGTACGGCAGTTCGTCTCCCGCCTGCCCAGCGAGCTCGACGAGGCCGCCATGGTCGACGGGCTCGGCTTCTTCGGCATCTACCGGCGCATCATGCTCCCGATGCTGTGGCCCGTGCTGATCGCGATCGGCATCTTCACCCTGACCTACAACTGGGGTGATTTCATGGGGCCGTTGATCTACCTCAACGACGATTCCAAGATGCCGCTGGCGCTGGGCGTGCAGTACATCACCACGACGGCCGTGGCGGGCCAGCCGCCGCCGTGGAACCTGGTGATGGTCGGCTCGATCCTGCTCACCCTGCCGATGATCGCCGTCTACTACCTGGGCCAGCGGTACCTGTACGAAATGGACATCAGCGGCGGAAGCGCGGGAGTCAAGTGA